From a single Candidatus Hydrogenedentota bacterium genomic region:
- a CDS encoding redox-sensing transcriptional repressor Rex encodes MGRSKAKYELGHSHLERLVHYFHFLSEQSDLRKAATVSSRELAQLLAMDDTQVRKDLAAIGVRGVPRVGYSASEVIEAIREVLGFDKIHKAILVGAGRLGGALAAYRGFVKYGLRIVGLFDDDPGKVGTTIGGHFVYSTGELETVITRNQVRLAILAVPAEACQDLADRLVRAGISGIWNFGPTTLTVPPNVVVRHEHIVVGLAELAYHLQREREDADPAAQ; translated from the coding sequence ATGGGGCGGTCCAAGGCAAAATACGAACTCGGCCATTCGCATCTCGAGCGGCTGGTCCACTACTTCCACTTTCTAAGCGAACAGTCCGATCTCCGCAAAGCGGCCACCGTATCCAGCCGCGAACTGGCCCAGCTTCTCGCCATGGACGACACCCAGGTTCGCAAAGATCTGGCGGCCATTGGCGTCCGGGGCGTTCCCCGTGTCGGGTACAGCGCCTCGGAAGTGATAGAAGCTATCCGTGAAGTCCTCGGGTTCGACAAAATTCACAAAGCCATCCTGGTTGGAGCCGGACGCTTGGGAGGGGCACTCGCGGCGTATCGGGGATTTGTGAAGTATGGATTGCGCATCGTGGGCCTGTTCGACGACGACCCGGGGAAAGTCGGGACTACGATTGGCGGCCATTTTGTCTACAGCACCGGCGAACTCGAGACAGTCATCACGCGGAATCAGGTCCGGCTCGCCATTCTGGCCGTTCCGGCCGAGGCCTGCCAGGACCTCGCTGACCGTCTTGTGCGCGCCGGCATATCGGGTATCTGGAATTTCGGGCCTACCACCCTCACCGTTCCCCCAAACGTCGTAGTGCGTCACGAACACATTGTCGTGGGACTCGCCGAGCTGGCTTACCACCTCCAGCGCGAACGGGAAGATGCAGACCCCGCCGCCCAGTGA
- a CDS encoding ABC transporter permease, protein MEKLLGIAQATILESVRRKDPYVVLILGFAIVLGAGLFNQFGIEGLEKFVKDVALTVTNILCIVICVVAAARQLPVEIANRTLYPLLAKPVNRTTVFLGKYLGVGLMSSAVVVLFWAELQLLFLAFGISPGAIFFQALYLRILSMWLIAAVVITLSLFLTHGANVTISLLLCLAMSTFANTILAVHDELQGTARRVAEGVYWVAPHLELFDLSKKVIHEWPSIPAGALAALTAYAVLYAAIFIGLGSWRFRRIAL, encoded by the coding sequence ATGGAAAAACTGCTTGGCATCGCGCAGGCCACCATTCTCGAATCTGTCCGCCGAAAAGACCCATACGTCGTGCTCATTCTGGGGTTTGCCATCGTGCTCGGCGCGGGCCTGTTCAACCAGTTCGGCATCGAGGGGCTCGAAAAATTCGTCAAGGACGTTGCCTTGACGGTAACCAATATCCTATGCATCGTCATATGCGTTGTCGCGGCGGCGCGCCAGCTTCCGGTCGAAATCGCCAACCGCACGCTCTATCCGCTTCTCGCCAAGCCTGTCAACCGGACAACCGTCTTCCTGGGCAAGTACCTCGGCGTTGGGTTGATGAGTTCAGCCGTTGTTGTTCTGTTTTGGGCGGAATTACAGCTCCTCTTCCTGGCATTCGGAATTTCCCCGGGAGCGATCTTCTTTCAGGCCCTGTATTTGCGGATACTCTCGATGTGGCTGATTGCCGCTGTTGTTATAACCCTGTCCCTCTTCCTTACTCACGGCGCAAACGTAACCATCTCGCTCTTGCTCTGCCTGGCCATGAGCACCTTCGCGAACACGATCCTCGCGGTGCACGACGAGTTGCAGGGGACGGCCCGCCGGGTTGCAGAGGGGGTTTACTGGGTGGCGCCTCATCTGGAGCTCTTTGACCTTTCAAAGAAAGTGATTCATGAATGGCCGTCAATTCCCGCCGGGGCCCTGGCGGCGCTGACGGCGTATGCGGTGCTGTACGCGGCCATCTTCATCGGCCTTGGGTCGTGGCGTTTTCGGCGTATCGCCCTGTGA
- the hydE gene encoding [FeFe] hydrogenase H-cluster radical SAM maturase HydE, whose product MATKSSNSPEMLTESQILVWLRENELARLEELWILADAVRRAHVGDEVHLRGLVEISNHCIRQCGYCGLRSGNRTLGRYRMTEAEVMDCVAEALRFGYGTVVMQSGEDYGIQTEWLANIIRRIKTETPLAVTLSLGERPIEDLRAWREAGADRYLLRFETSNRELYRLIHPDARGQVSDRVALLRQLRALGYETGSGVMIGIPGQTYASLAHDIDMFRTLDLDMIGVGPYIEHPETPLGRGEWRCPDPEGEPVPNTELMTYKVVALTRIVCPEANIPSTTALATLNRVQGRELGLARGANVIMPNLTPPQYRSQYEIYPAKACIQETSRAFHTDMLARIRAMGREPGRGPGGRIHGSK is encoded by the coding sequence ATGGCGACGAAATCATCAAACAGCCCGGAAATGCTCACCGAATCCCAAATTCTGGTTTGGCTTCGCGAAAACGAGCTCGCACGGTTGGAAGAATTGTGGATCCTTGCGGACGCCGTCCGCCGGGCCCATGTCGGTGACGAGGTTCATCTCAGGGGCCTTGTCGAGATCTCCAACCACTGCATCCGCCAGTGCGGCTACTGTGGTCTGCGGTCCGGCAACCGTACGCTCGGGCGCTACCGCATGACCGAAGCGGAGGTCATGGACTGCGTTGCCGAAGCCCTGCGCTTTGGTTACGGTACCGTGGTCATGCAATCGGGTGAAGACTACGGCATCCAGACCGAGTGGCTGGCAAACATCATCCGGCGCATCAAGACCGAAACGCCTCTTGCGGTCACATTGAGCCTGGGCGAACGCCCCATCGAGGATCTCCGGGCGTGGCGCGAAGCGGGCGCAGACCGCTACCTCCTGCGTTTCGAGACCTCCAACCGCGAACTCTACCGGCTTATCCACCCCGACGCGCGGGGCCAGGTCTCTGACCGCGTTGCCCTCCTCCGGCAGTTGCGCGCCCTCGGCTACGAAACCGGAAGCGGGGTAATGATAGGCATTCCCGGACAGACGTACGCCAGTCTCGCCCACGACATCGACATGTTTCGCACCCTCGATCTGGACATGATCGGCGTGGGACCGTATATTGAGCATCCGGAAACCCCCCTGGGCAGGGGGGAATGGCGTTGTCCCGACCCCGAGGGCGAACCGGTTCCCAATACCGAGTTGATGACGTACAAGGTAGTAGCATTGACGCGCATCGTCTGTCCGGAAGCCAATATTCCGAGCACCACGGCATTGGCCACCTTGAACCGCGTCCAGGGCCGCGAACTCGGATTAGCGCGGGGAGCAAATGTCATTATGCCGAACCTAACGCCGCCGCAGTATCGAAGCCAATACGAGATCTATCCCGCAAAGGCTTGCATCCAAGAGACTTCGCGGGCGTTTCACACGGACATGCTGGCGCGCATCCGTGCCATGGGTCGCGAACCAGGGAGGGGACCGGGAGGACGCATTCACGGTTCTAAATGA
- a CDS encoding ABC transporter ATP-binding protein: MTRDRVPVIAIEDLHVEFKTPLGRSVTAVDKLDLLVRQGEVVGFIGPNGAGKTTTIKVLMGFLKPDRGQVSVFGEAAGSIGARRRVGYLPEVAVYYPFLTAREALRLYAKLAGMPRRDREQNISQLMEKVGLAGRERERLSGFSKGMLQRVGIAQAIMGEPELLILDEVTSGLDPVARHDVRAILMDFKSRGKTVFFSSHELTEVALLCDRIVLLDEGKVIEEDELGHMLASSKSIVVRAQLTGSPGELPGSVIVRASGDGEQVYAADSWEAAQDLRARLEAHGARILDVREEPPSLEDYFVRKLGHKTT; encoded by the coding sequence ATGACTCGCGACAGAGTGCCGGTAATCGCGATAGAAGACCTTCACGTGGAGTTCAAAACACCCTTGGGACGGTCTGTGACCGCCGTTGATAAGCTCGATCTGTTAGTAAGACAGGGGGAGGTCGTGGGCTTTATCGGACCCAACGGCGCGGGCAAGACGACAACCATCAAGGTGCTGATGGGATTCCTAAAGCCTGACCGGGGCCAAGTCAGCGTATTTGGCGAAGCCGCCGGCTCTATTGGAGCCCGGCGCCGCGTTGGATATCTCCCGGAAGTGGCCGTTTACTATCCCTTTCTGACCGCGCGCGAGGCCCTGCGCCTGTACGCAAAACTCGCCGGCATGCCGCGCCGCGACCGGGAGCAGAATATCAGCCAGCTCATGGAAAAGGTCGGCTTGGCCGGCCGCGAGCGCGAACGGCTCAGCGGATTCTCGAAGGGTATGTTGCAGCGCGTAGGAATCGCCCAAGCCATAATGGGCGAACCGGAACTTCTGATTCTGGACGAGGTGACTTCCGGTCTGGACCCCGTGGCGCGGCACGATGTCCGGGCGATTCTCATGGATTTCAAGTCTCGGGGCAAAACCGTGTTCTTTTCCTCTCATGAATTGACGGAAGTGGCCTTGTTGTGCGATCGCATCGTCCTTCTTGATGAGGGCAAGGTCATTGAAGAAGACGAACTCGGTCATATGCTGGCCTCGTCGAAGTCCATAGTCGTACGTGCGCAACTCACCGGCTCGCCCGGCGAGCTGCCCGGCAGCGTGATCGTCCGGGCGTCCGGAGACGGCGAGCAGGTCTACGCGGCCGATAGCTGGGAAGCCGCCCAGGACCTTCGCGCGCGCCTGGAGGCCCATGGCGCCAGGATCCTTGACGTGCGAGAGGAGCCGCCCTCGCTTGAGGACTACTTCGTCCGGAAACTCGGGCATAAGACGACGTAA
- a CDS encoding polysaccharide lyase family protein, with protein MTRILLPKLFVTAWFVACFSAPAAENAEASAPDTGFLWQIGVRDNDNSEFALSPADYSRYERDGFFVVGQSETKHDWPYFQPGPADLAFGSRPHTFTIVFGLSPNSLAGECRLQVDLINTHYEQPPELEIAINDSRFRQQMPLGGDDSAYYGEPAKGQEHCFSVPFDAGLLKPGRNQIRITTLSGSMILYDWLGLEAPAGAALEAVAGTFLSDCEATPHLLIEQQDALFRPVSATIRHFGPPADLSLSVAGREIGKQTIDAGTTDAEFLVAASGAEQHLLLTFSTPDGVVAEESVTLRPARMLEIYLLPHSHVDIGYTDIQTKVEKDQWAFIEQAVAAAQQAENLPAKAQFKWNVEVLWPVEGYLKQASPESRAVFIDAVKRGQIGLDAFYCHELAGLCRPEELVQLLAFAREMRKALGVSIESAMVTDCPGLTWGAVPVLAQSGVKYLSLGPNIGHRTGHAREAWDNRPFWWVSPCGKYKVLCWQTDNAYQPIFNNQEELFAFLKDSERQISAYPYDILYYRQCKGDNQGPDPALSAFVNDWNARYASPKLVIATTAELFRAFENRYGESIPSARGDFSPYWEDGACSSARETAINRAAAERLVQAETLWALFNAGPFPKEEFRDAWRNVILYDEHTWGARSYIGSSSSFSPGTEEYDAQWRIKQAFALDAETQSHALLEKALAERRALSAPIAAVDVVNTCSWPRSDLLILPKDFPVRGDSVHDIDGNELPAQRLAAGELAVIVQNVPPFGTLRLIFEPGTARASGAAWAEGATLTNGLVQVALDETTGAIRQLRWNVLDVDLAESESAGINSYHYIAGFNPENAVSNGPVTVTIKDRGPLVASIAAESDAPGCNRLLREVRVIDGLNRVDIFNLADKKAIPLENLLKPEPQKEGFHFGFAFGVPDGVMHIDMPWSVVRPEIDQLPGSCKNWLSVQRWVDISNQDYGITWASMDAPVIEVGMMSPQPADPFAQGVWRDSIEQTTTFYSYVMNNYWTTNYRHDQEGAILFRYSVQPHRRFDAGTAARFGIERSQPLLAVPVEEDAPLLASPIGALPPGIVVTALKPIPNESAWLLRLFGASGRPEQVTLNTSNGAPLQAWIADLDGAAIEEAARPITILPFEIVTLKVERPAD; from the coding sequence ATGACACGAATTCTCCTGCCGAAACTGTTTGTGACCGCGTGGTTCGTGGCGTGCTTCTCGGCTCCGGCGGCGGAGAATGCCGAAGCTAGCGCCCCAGATACAGGTTTCCTGTGGCAAATCGGCGTTCGCGACAACGACAATTCCGAGTTTGCGTTGTCCCCAGCGGATTACTCCCGGTACGAGCGGGATGGCTTCTTTGTGGTAGGCCAGTCTGAAACAAAGCACGATTGGCCGTATTTCCAGCCCGGACCGGCCGACCTCGCTTTCGGGAGCAGGCCGCACACCTTCACCATCGTCTTCGGCCTGAGCCCGAACAGTCTGGCCGGGGAATGCCGCCTGCAGGTGGACCTCATCAATACCCATTACGAACAGCCCCCCGAACTGGAGATTGCGATCAACGACTCCAGGTTCCGGCAACAGATGCCGCTCGGCGGCGATGATTCCGCCTACTACGGAGAACCCGCCAAGGGCCAGGAACACTGCTTCAGCGTTCCTTTTGATGCGGGCCTCCTCAAACCCGGTCGAAACCAAATCAGAATCACGACGCTCTCCGGGAGCATGATCCTCTACGATTGGCTTGGGCTCGAAGCGCCGGCAGGGGCTGCCCTCGAAGCCGTTGCCGGGACATTTCTTTCCGATTGCGAGGCCACACCTCATCTCCTCATAGAGCAGCAAGACGCCTTATTCCGGCCGGTATCGGCCACGATTCGTCACTTCGGCCCGCCGGCCGACCTCTCCCTTTCTGTTGCGGGCCGCGAGATCGGGAAGCAGACCATCGATGCCGGTACGACTGACGCCGAATTCCTGGTGGCCGCATCCGGGGCCGAGCAGCATCTCCTCTTGACATTCAGCACTCCCGATGGCGTAGTTGCAGAGGAATCCGTGACGTTGAGACCGGCCCGCATGCTCGAGATCTACCTGCTCCCCCACTCGCATGTCGACATCGGCTACACCGACATCCAGACAAAGGTCGAAAAGGACCAGTGGGCGTTCATCGAACAAGCCGTCGCCGCCGCACAACAGGCCGAGAACCTGCCTGCCAAGGCCCAATTCAAATGGAATGTCGAAGTGCTTTGGCCCGTGGAAGGCTATCTTAAACAAGCCTCCCCCGAGAGCCGCGCCGTGTTCATCGACGCCGTCAAACGCGGACAGATCGGGCTGGACGCGTTCTACTGCCACGAACTTGCCGGCCTTTGCCGTCCCGAGGAACTCGTGCAACTGCTTGCATTCGCCCGCGAAATGAGAAAGGCCCTCGGTGTTTCCATAGAATCGGCCATGGTCACGGACTGTCCCGGCTTGACCTGGGGGGCAGTTCCTGTGTTGGCACAGAGCGGCGTGAAATACCTTTCGCTCGGACCGAATATCGGTCACCGCACGGGGCATGCGCGCGAAGCATGGGACAACCGCCCCTTCTGGTGGGTGTCACCTTGCGGGAAATACAAAGTTCTGTGCTGGCAGACGGATAACGCATACCAGCCCATATTCAATAACCAGGAAGAACTCTTTGCGTTTCTGAAGGACTCCGAACGTCAAATCTCTGCGTATCCATACGACATCCTCTACTATCGCCAGTGCAAAGGAGATAACCAGGGCCCAGACCCGGCTCTCTCTGCATTCGTGAACGATTGGAACGCACGGTACGCATCTCCGAAGCTGGTCATTGCCACAACGGCCGAGCTGTTTCGCGCATTCGAGAACCGTTATGGAGAAAGTATCCCCTCGGCCAGAGGGGACTTCTCTCCTTATTGGGAGGACGGAGCGTGTTCGTCGGCACGCGAAACAGCCATCAACAGAGCTGCCGCGGAACGCCTCGTCCAGGCCGAAACGCTTTGGGCCCTTTTCAACGCAGGCCCGTTCCCGAAAGAAGAATTCCGGGACGCGTGGCGAAACGTTATTCTGTACGATGAGCACACCTGGGGCGCACGCAGCTATATCGGCTCGAGCAGTTCCTTCTCTCCCGGCACGGAAGAATACGATGCCCAGTGGCGCATCAAACAGGCGTTCGCACTGGATGCCGAGACCCAATCGCACGCGCTTCTGGAAAAGGCACTGGCGGAACGGCGGGCTTTATCCGCGCCCATCGCCGCTGTGGATGTCGTGAATACGTGTTCATGGCCGCGCTCGGACCTGCTCATACTGCCCAAGGATTTTCCCGTTCGGGGAGACTCTGTTCACGATATCGATGGCAACGAGCTTCCCGCGCAACGTCTGGCCGCCGGTGAATTGGCCGTTATAGTACAGAACGTGCCCCCCTTTGGCACACTGCGTTTGATCTTCGAGCCGGGAACGGCACGCGCTTCAGGAGCGGCCTGGGCCGAGGGCGCCACATTGACCAACGGCCTTGTTCAGGTGGCGCTGGACGAAACGACCGGCGCCATTCGCCAATTGCGGTGGAACGTCCTGGACGTCGATCTCGCCGAGAGCGAAAGCGCCGGCATCAACAGTTACCACTATATCGCGGGGTTCAATCCGGAAAATGCCGTCTCGAATGGGCCGGTGACAGTCACCATCAAGGATCGCGGGCCGCTCGTAGCATCCATCGCCGCCGAGTCGGATGCGCCGGGATGTAACCGTCTCCTTCGCGAGGTGCGCGTGATCGACGGGCTGAACCGCGTCGATATCTTCAATCTGGCCGACAAGAAGGCTATTCCGCTCGAGAACCTGCTGAAGCCCGAGCCTCAGAAGGAAGGATTTCACTTTGGTTTTGCGTTTGGTGTCCCGGATGGCGTGATGCATATCGATATGCCGTGGTCGGTTGTGCGCCCCGAAATCGACCAGCTTCCCGGGTCGTGCAAGAACTGGTTAAGTGTCCAGCGCTGGGTGGACATTTCGAACCAGGACTACGGGATCACGTGGGCCAGCATGGACGCCCCCGTCATTGAAGTGGGAATGATGAGTCCCCAACCCGCCGATCCCTTCGCGCAGGGCGTGTGGCGCGACTCCATCGAGCAGACCACAACATTCTATTCGTATGTGATGAACAACTACTGGACCACGAACTACCGGCATGATCAAGAAGGAGCGATCCTGTTCCGCTATTCCGTGCAACCGCATCGACGTTTCGACGCCGGGACAGCCGCGCGGTTCGGTATCGAGAGAAGCCAACCGTTGCTCGCCGTTCCGGTCGAAGAGGATGCCCCGCTTCTCGCGTCTCCGATAGGCGCGCTTCCGCCGGGCATTGTCGTCACCGCACTCAAACCGATACCGAACGAGAGCGCGTGGCTATTGCGCCTGTTCGGCGCATCAGGGCGGCCTGAACAGGTTACGTTGAACACGTCTAATGGCGCGCCGCTCCAGGCATGGATAGCCGATCTCGACGGGGCGGCAATCGAGGAAGCCGCTCGCCCCATCACCATTCTTCCGTTCGAAATAGTCACGCTGAAAGTCGAGCGCCCGGCTGACTGA
- a CDS encoding DUF2961 domain-containing protein: MKAFAVIALLAALPAWAYELSELPNLDVPRIRAENALWVENPLEEQLVSAKTVVVARLEGPGRIEMMHFAMPGALKLGREAILRIYWDDAEEPSVNCPLVDFFCDPAGQFESVETVVLNKRRGFNCYFPMPYRKSARVEVAYDGELPPGQELQSKMPCYSYVMYRTLESLPLSTGYFHANWHQESLPLGRAEYIALDTQGKGKFIGWSVTIRKPGAPAYMVDMNEMFYVDGEGTPSVEFQGIEDAFGFSWGFPETESEFLVSGYRKYFQGAAAYKFFLNDAIPFEQSLRVTIDFAKNENETVKAMVGDEGYYHELSSVCYWYQAPASPVSALPSLEDRQPAPDDNPAWPHEEVLPSAEELRSQGTKFYMLCGRPEKEVIHAEEGYALGKVDGYSYAGWPGRVYHTRASQRVLAIELEVPPSSQGILRLYIADPDHFMGGRKQEIRVGGKSVGVFDDFQEGKWIETPVDATMTQGGTIRIEAENLRTQGNAVISIVEWREQ; encoded by the coding sequence ATGAAAGCCTTTGCAGTGATTGCGCTTTTGGCCGCTCTGCCCGCGTGGGCGTACGAACTTAGCGAATTGCCCAACCTGGACGTTCCCCGTATCCGGGCTGAAAACGCGCTGTGGGTCGAGAATCCGCTTGAAGAACAACTCGTATCGGCCAAGACCGTTGTGGTCGCCCGTCTCGAGGGGCCGGGCCGCATCGAGATGATGCATTTCGCGATGCCGGGCGCGCTCAAACTGGGCCGGGAAGCCATCCTCCGGATTTATTGGGATGATGCGGAGGAGCCGAGCGTGAACTGCCCTCTCGTGGACTTCTTTTGCGACCCGGCCGGGCAGTTCGAGTCGGTCGAAACGGTGGTTCTCAACAAGCGCCGGGGCTTCAACTGCTATTTTCCCATGCCGTACCGAAAGTCGGCGCGGGTCGAGGTAGCGTACGATGGAGAGCTTCCACCGGGGCAAGAACTACAGTCCAAGATGCCGTGCTACTCGTACGTGATGTACCGGACACTTGAGAGTCTGCCGCTCTCGACCGGGTATTTCCACGCCAACTGGCATCAGGAATCCCTGCCGCTCGGGCGGGCGGAGTATATCGCGCTCGACACGCAGGGCAAAGGGAAGTTCATCGGCTGGAGCGTCACCATTCGCAAACCCGGCGCTCCCGCCTATATGGTCGATATGAACGAGATGTTCTACGTGGACGGCGAGGGGACGCCCTCCGTCGAGTTTCAAGGCATCGAGGATGCCTTCGGCTTCAGCTGGGGGTTCCCCGAGACCGAAAGCGAATTCCTCGTCAGCGGGTACCGCAAGTACTTCCAGGGCGCGGCAGCTTACAAGTTCTTCTTGAATGACGCGATCCCTTTCGAGCAGTCGTTGCGCGTAACCATCGACTTCGCGAAGAACGAAAACGAAACGGTGAAGGCCATGGTCGGCGATGAGGGGTACTATCACGAGCTGTCGAGCGTCTGTTATTGGTACCAGGCGCCGGCGTCCCCGGTCTCAGCTCTGCCTTCTCTCGAAGACCGGCAGCCCGCGCCCGACGACAATCCCGCGTGGCCGCACGAGGAGGTCTTGCCAAGTGCGGAAGAATTGCGCAGCCAGGGGACGAAGTTCTACATGCTCTGCGGCAGGCCCGAGAAAGAGGTCATCCATGCCGAAGAGGGATACGCCCTTGGAAAAGTCGACGGATATTCGTATGCGGGGTGGCCGGGACGTGTCTATCACACACGGGCAAGCCAACGTGTGCTCGCAATCGAACTCGAGGTCCCGCCCTCCAGCCAGGGCATATTGCGGCTCTACATCGCCGATCCCGACCACTTCATGGGAGGCAGAAAACAGGAAATCCGTGTAGGCGGCAAGAGCGTCGGGGTATTCGATGATTTCCAGGAAGGAAAATGGATTGAGACGCCCGTTGACGCCACAATGACTCAGGGAGGAACCATTCGCATCGAGGCCGAAAACCTGCGTACGCAAGGCAACGCGGTCATCTCCATCGTCGAATGGCGTGAACAATAG
- a CDS encoding aminotransferase class I/II-fold pyridoxal phosphate-dependent enzyme: MPNDPLTPYGNRPMVTPIVNAVNYEYASFEVLRQITDGEVEGYTYHRDDNPTVREVEHKIAALEEAEDCIVCTTGMAACTMAYLTYLRTGDHFIIFHDTYGANYKVALILEQLGVQVTWLDDNDAEQIEKHVQPNTRMIFLETPTNPLCKTIDMQHVRHAADTVGALMVVDNTFATPYHQLPLKFGADLVIHSATKALGGHNDIMAGAIASSKEHYNDLWFTRQAIGTTLDAYSAFLLSRGLKTFELRAATMAHNAQKAAEFLATQPKISRLSYPGLPSCPDHEIAKRQMVRGFGGMMAFDVGSSQDDAKEFINRLKVIYHAVSLGATESLICIPVLTTMLYLPPERRTIFGVRENTVRLSLGIEPVERILEDLDQALSAV; this comes from the coding sequence ATGCCTAATGATCCCCTTACACCATACGGCAACCGCCCGATGGTCACGCCCATCGTCAACGCGGTGAATTACGAATACGCCTCGTTTGAAGTATTGCGCCAGATTACGGACGGCGAGGTCGAGGGGTACACCTATCACCGGGACGATAACCCGACCGTGCGTGAGGTGGAACACAAAATCGCGGCGCTCGAGGAAGCGGAAGACTGCATCGTCTGCACTACCGGAATGGCTGCCTGCACCATGGCGTATCTGACCTATCTGCGCACCGGCGACCATTTCATCATTTTTCATGACACGTACGGCGCCAACTATAAGGTCGCCCTTATCCTCGAGCAGCTGGGCGTCCAGGTGACATGGCTCGATGACAATGACGCCGAACAAATTGAAAAGCACGTTCAACCGAACACGCGCATGATCTTTCTGGAGACCCCCACCAATCCGCTCTGTAAGACCATTGACATGCAGCACGTCCGCCACGCCGCCGACACGGTGGGCGCCCTGATGGTCGTCGACAATACGTTTGCGACTCCCTACCACCAGCTTCCGCTCAAATTCGGCGCGGACCTCGTGATCCACAGCGCAACGAAGGCGCTCGGAGGACACAACGACATCATGGCCGGCGCCATTGCCAGTTCCAAAGAACATTACAACGACCTGTGGTTTACCCGCCAGGCCATCGGAACCACCCTTGACGCTTATAGCGCGTTTCTGCTGAGCCGCGGACTGAAGACGTTCGAGCTGCGCGCAGCAACCATGGCGCACAACGCCCAGAAGGCCGCCGAGTTTCTCGCAACACAGCCGAAGATATCGCGCCTCTCCTATCCGGGTCTGCCCAGTTGTCCCGACCACGAGATCGCAAAGAGACAGATGGTGCGCGGCTTCGGGGGCATGATGGCCTTCGACGTAGGCAGCAGCCAGGACGATGCCAAGGAGTTCATCAACCGGCTCAAGGTGATCTATCACGCGGTAAGCCTCGGCGCAACGGAGTCTCTCATCTGCATTCCCGTCTTGACAACGATGCTGTACCTTCCCCCGGAAAGACGAACCATTTTCGGCGTGCGCGAGAATACGGTGCGCCTGTCCCTGGGGATCGAACCGGTTGAACGGATCCTGGAAGACCTGGACCAGGCGCTCTCCGCCGTCTAG
- the hydF gene encoding [FeFe] hydrogenase H-cluster maturation GTPase HydF, with protein sequence MQSAPKSFRLHIGLFGRRNVGKSSLLNAITRQEVSIVSPHAGTTTDPVEKPMELLPLGPVLFIDTAGIDDSGGLGELRTQRTRQVFDRTDLGVLVAEPGTWGEFEHDILEEFAQRQVPAIVVFNKSDLCRPDPGLLVTLEQRGVPVVLTAANTGAGILDFRQALLDSVPDEFINSPTILGDLVGAGEMAVLVVPIDKEAPRGRLIMPQVQSIRDLLDNGAFCMVVKERELRQALERLNQPPKLVVTDSQAFLQVAADTPRDIPMTSFSILFSRFRGDLVQQTLGAMTIDTLRTGDRILVAEHCTHHPIADDIGRVKIPRWLTEYAGGKLNFEWVQGHDFPEDVTPYKLVIHCGACTANRREMLTRILKCRQAGVPITNYGLTISYSLGIFERALEPFPAALDAYREARAALGTGSRKRVPDAAAAADDR encoded by the coding sequence ATGCAAAGCGCACCGAAATCGTTCAGATTGCACATCGGCCTGTTCGGACGCCGCAACGTCGGAAAATCGAGCCTGCTCAACGCCATCACGCGGCAGGAGGTCTCAATCGTATCGCCTCACGCAGGAACGACGACCGATCCGGTCGAGAAACCCATGGAATTGCTGCCCCTGGGCCCCGTCCTGTTTATCGACACAGCGGGGATTGACGATTCAGGAGGCCTTGGCGAGCTCCGCACACAGCGCACACGACAGGTGTTTGACCGCACGGATTTGGGCGTCCTGGTGGCGGAACCCGGCACGTGGGGGGAATTCGAGCATGATATCCTCGAGGAGTTCGCTCAGCGCCAAGTCCCCGCCATCGTCGTGTTCAACAAGAGCGACCTGTGCCGGCCCGACCCGGGCCTGCTCGTAACCCTCGAGCAACGCGGCGTCCCCGTGGTCCTGACCGCCGCGAACACGGGCGCCGGAATCCTCGATTTTCGCCAAGCCCTGCTTGATAGCGTCCCCGACGAGTTCATCAATAGTCCCACGATACTCGGCGACCTCGTCGGCGCGGGAGAGATGGCTGTTCTGGTAGTCCCCATCGACAAGGAAGCCCCGAGAGGCCGCCTCATCATGCCCCAGGTGCAGTCGATCCGCGATCTGCTGGACAACGGCGCCTTCTGCATGGTCGTAAAGGAACGCGAACTGCGCCAAGCCCTCGAACGGCTCAACCAGCCGCCAAAACTCGTGGTGACCGACTCGCAGGCGTTCCTCCAGGTCGCCGCCGACACGCCGCGGGACATCCCGATGACCAGCTTCTCCATCTTGTTCTCCCGGTTCCGGGGCGATCTGGTCCAGCAAACCCTCGGCGCCATGACCATCGACACCTTGCGGACAGGCGACCGTATCCTCGTCGCGGAGCATTGTACCCATCACCCTATTGCTGACGACATCGGCCGCGTTAAGATCCCCCGCTGGCTCACGGAATACGCCGGCGGCAAGCTGAACTTTGAATGGGTGCAAGGCCATGACTTTCCGGAGGACGTCACCCCCTATAAGCTGGTCATTCACTGCGGTGCATGTACGGCGAACCGCCGCGAAATGCTGACCCGCATCCTCAAGTGCCGCCAGGCAGGCGTGCCAATCACCAATTACGGATTGACCATCTCGTACAGTCTGGGCATTTTTGAGCGGGCGCTGGAACCATTCCCGGCGGCCTTGGACGCCTACCGCGAAGCGCGGGCAGCGCTCGGAACCGGTTCGCGGAAGCGCGTCCCGGACGCGGCAGCCGCGGCCGACGACCGCTGA